The genome window ATTCATCAGTGGGTGCAGAAAGGATAAAGTCCTAGACTCAGTGGAGGTAAGATAAGTTTCTTTCAACATGGTCAGCCGAGTATTACAGATATAGACCAGAATCACATTCAATTCTCTCATTCAGTTCCTCAAGAACATGTAGCTTCCTCATTAATGCAGGTTGTAAGGAGCTTGGGTGGGGTGAAAGTGAGTGGCAGAGACCTATGGAGAAAAGCAACAGTCTGACAGAGAATATCAATTTCCAGTTAAgagaaaaaattgtttaaataaattggGTTAAaccacagaaaatatttatttatttgtttgtttgtttgtttattcatttatttatttttttaaatttgtaaggcCAGCGGCTgtagccatgcaggttcacatgaattggggcagatggtaaaggaactgtggagctggaggatggtgggccactCCAATTTATTGatggctcacaaagacaggcaagcaaaaaagaagaaagaaaagggaaaaatacaaagagaaaggaaaacctgctttttgtaGTAGAGGACCAGTAATCAGGGAATCCAATCACACCTCTCTGTGATGGGGCGTGATCTGATCTGAAGCACTTATCCTTACAGTAGTGCTGTCATGTGCTCCTGAACTAATTGCACAAagagcttgcagccagtaaacctataagcaagcctaacacagacaTTTTCAGGAAAACCACCCTTCACAGTGGTGGCTGAGGGACTCAGGGAACTGCACTTTGTAgtggtgggagagcgatctgggagaatcacccccaagggaaagcacccttagcttttcatagagacacacgtGACTTTCTGTTGCATGCCTACACagtaattgtgcaaagtgcttgcagctgagaAACCAGCGaggaagcctaacacagctgttttccccacagacaGCAAGTGCAGAAGAATGGATGATCCATGTGAGAATGGGTTAGTTTCTTAGACATGGGTATGACCACATGTGTAGCTCAatatagggacaaacagatatatatggaaatatttatGGATATTTTTATGTATACTGTTTAAAATGCATACTTATATTTTCTTGTCTGTAATCTGAAAGGGCCTAGGAAAAAAATTCCCCAGGAACAGTGAGACAACCTTGGTTTGGTTTCTAACACTACTCTACCTATAACTTAACAATTTACAAATCAAAATATCAGCAGTTCTCACAGAAGAAACAGACTAACTCACATTTATAGTCAGACACTTTAACATACTCTATCAAAGTTAAAAAcacaagcagcctgacctgtggtggcagagtgggataaagcttcgacctggaacactgaggtcgctggttcgaaaccttgggcttgcatggtcaaggcacatatgggagttgatgcttcctgctcctccccccttctctctctatttctctctctctcactcctctctctctaaaaatcaataaataaaatactttaattaaaaaaaattaaaaataaaaaaataaaaataaaaacacaagcaaaCTCATGTAAGGTTAGAAATAATATtgtcatataaaaataacaaacttgAGGTCTgattggctctgtggatagagtatCGTCCCTGTGGCCCAAGATTGCGGGTTCCAACCCCAGTCAGAGCACctagaaaaagcaatcaatgagtgcaaaactaaatacaaaaactaagaggaacaacaagttccctgccatctctctctctttaattctctctcaaatcaatgaaaaaatttaaaatataacaaacttGACTACACATGCACAAAAACATAAATATGGATATAAATACAGATATAGATAAGATTGCACTCAAAAAGTAAAGATTAAAACAAACAGTGACCattaaaaatttatagttttaaatgaattttagtaGGAAATTAACAAACTATTGGGAAAATAATGGCACAATATTTTCACTCAAGCAGAACAGAAGTGATAAGGATTTGCTTAACgaatatgatgatgatgatgatgatgatgatatgacTATGATAATTTCTATTGCGTCTTTACCGGTCACCAAGCCTCATGTAAAAGGAATGACATTCAATATATTACCCTATGACAACCACATCTCCATTTTTCAATAACACATGCACTATTCTTCCATATTTATAGATTAAGCAGCTGAATTTGTGAGAGTAAATTGTTTTCCATGTATATATTAGGAAAGGACAAAATAAAGTTTTGAACCAAGATCATTTTGACTCCAGAAGTCATGCATGTAACCAAATTCCTCAATGATTTCTTTCTATCGAATTGGAATCTGCtttttccatcaaatttttttggCAAACATGTAACTACTTGGCCTTATTTATTATCAGATAAAGTTTCTTTATGAAGTATTATTATCGGTATACGAGTCTCTTAATGTAGAACAAAGTAAATTTTGCATTATAGtaagacaaaaatttttttaagaaaccaaTATAGCAAGAATTTCGGCCACTAGAATTTActttcaggtttctttgaataCCTTTTTCTTAGACAAAGAGTTACTGTTTGTCAAATCAGGAAAATGACTAAAAGAAGTTTAGAATAACATTGTCTATAATAAGTCACAACTAGCCTTCACTGTCATTAAGAAAACACCATCCCagagcatttctctctctcttttaatttaaattattaactgagaggcagaggcagagagactacCTTTCTCATGCACCCTgattgagatccacctggcaagcccccaattgggcaatgctctgctagTCTTGGGCCATTGTTTCGTTGCAatctgagctattttaacactgcaggtgaggccatggtaccatcctcagcacccagggccaacaggCTCCAATGAGCAATGGCTACAataaggggagaaagagagagaagagagagagttaagggggaggaggagaggtggtaaagcagatgatcacttctgtgtctcctgactgggaatcaaactcgagaCTTCCACAGGCCCGGCtgttgctctaccgctgagcaaccagccagggcccagaactttTCTCAAACTGCtctttttacaaataaggaaattaaataaacacTTGCAAACAATACAAATTAAGCTGAGTATTGTATTCCCTAGTATTAGATTTGTTGAAACAACCATATTTTATGTCATGACAATCACCAatttgatgagaaaatgaattaCTTAATAGAGATaggtttcaaaaatatttgtagaTATTTATTTGAGACAAAATTCAGATTATATTTAACAGGAAAGAAATGTTGAAGGGAGGAATTTTGATAGGCCAAAGTAAAcactaaaaagaaatttcagaataGTTAGAGAAAGAATGTagacagaattatattttacacAAAGAAAGTTGATCTTGGTGCCCTAAGTACAAAAGATGAATATAAGTATTATGTTCTAGTATCATCAATAGAAAGATCTCTACAGTTGTTTCTTACACCCAGACCTGATGAAGAATGTTCCgtgtttatgtattattttttttagatttttattattacttttagtaagaggagagagtgtgagagtgagaaagggagagagaaagtaggggctgggggagaagcaggaagcatcaatttgtattagttgtttcctgtatgtgccttgacagtgcaagcccagggtttcgaactggggacctcggcattccaggttgacgctttatccactgcgccaccacaggtcaggctatatgtaaattatttattattatatttagacTACAATAAATAGtcaatgcatgaaataaaaaaatatacattagaAAATTGGGGTAGTTTCTACCAGATTTTAACATTttgcaatgtcttttttttaacttatcagTTAATTCTTTCTCCCCCTGCTATCCATAGATGATGGGGAAGCTTTTCTGTATTTTGCAGAAGTGTCAGGACTACTAGAACGTGGGACAGGACTGAGTGGAACACCAAAACAATCAGGGTGTCACAAATTGAGTTTGATCATGCCGCTGGGGTTCAAGGTTAGGGTTCTTTATTCAGAAATGAGTTTATTACACTAAAATCCTACTCTTCTGTAGTAAAGCCTTGGATTAGGGGGAAGAAATGGAATTCAGATGGGGCTCGGCAATGGCGACAGTGAGCGAAAGTGAATTCTTCCCCTCATATTGGGTTACAGGTCTTGGTTAGGTATAACCAGCTAGTGCTAATAAATGTTTAACAATCAGCTCTCTGAGCAAAAAATGCCCTGATCTGTACCAGTTACcaattcctttgggtaaatacttcTATTATGAGAATTTAAAGCTACCACCATGATGCCACTGACTGTAATAGTGAGATGTTTACTATCAGCTTTCCCAGAAGGGTACAAGCCATAAAGCATACCATTAAGCATAACTACAACTAGCTAATCCTAGATATCTGACACTTATTCAGGAAGAACTAAGTGCAggcacaccttttttttttttttttttttttttgtgacagagagagagacagagagacagagagacggacagatacggacagacagacaggaacggagagagatgagaagcatcaatcatcagttttttgctgcgacaccttagttgttcattgattgctttcttatatgtgccttgactgcgggccttcagcagactgagtgaccccttgctcgagccagcgaccttgggtccaagctggtgaactttgctcaagccagatgagcccgctctcaagctggtgacctcgaaatctcgaacctgggtccttccacatcccagtccaatgctctatccactgcgccaccgcctggtcaggctgatattgatttttaaccttttttttttattggtgttgttgttttgtgagagagacagagagagggatagacagagagagacagttgggaagggagagagatgagaagcatcaattctttgttgcagctccttagttgttcattgattgttttctcatatgtgtcttgacaggggactatagcagagcaagtgacccttgctcaagccagtgaccttgggtttcaagccatcaaccttgggctcaagtcagtaaccgtgtggtcatggctatgatcccacactcaagccagtgaccttgtgctcaagccagatgagcccatgctcaagccagcatatTTGAGGATTTGAACCTTGGTCTCCGAGTCCCAGTCCTACgttctatccaccgtgccactgcctggtcaggcttaacttacttttttataaattacataatacTCGTGTTGCTATTCTAAAAATTATCCAAATCatattattctttcttaaaattatttaatagttCCACATTATTTGTACAAACCTGGGTTTCTGTTCAAGCATAACCTTGTCATGAGAACTTGAGAATAtatctttatctctctgtcttttataCAGGTCCCTGACCTATAAAATGCAGATACTATTACCTGCATTAATTAGtgttattttgataaataaatatagcACTGAGTAtgatttgcacagctaaaaaatCAAGTAGTGAAGGAAAATATATCTagtttaaattttacaaaatgtgggggtaaaaatataaatattttgaagataaatCAAAATTGTGTTTATTTAGCTGAATACCACTAGAcacaaattatttgtattttttttatcttttctccccttcctcaaaataaaaattaaatagaaaagctTATTCATagcttccttttttgtgtgtgcacacatatgtgtatatgtgtgtgtgttatgaaGAAACAGATGAAAATCCTAACactcaaaagtttaaaaatattcaagtaaACACCTCaaagacttttttctttgtctttctttaagTATAAATTAAGtcagatttcacattttcatGGCATTGTGCTAGGCCTTGAAGAGAAGATATTGTAAAAGTATTTTCTAGATATGAAGGAATTAAAGTAGAGTTTAGAGACAAGTTTATAGATATTTAACATTTGGTCTAATTAGAGTCTTTTTTATACAAGACTCTGTATaattatcttgtttaattttctattagcttttatttttgtcttaggTATAAAGTTACTTATCAATACTTTAGTCCCCTAGTAAAGTCTACTAATATCAGGGTCTTCCTTGATGATTTGAGCCTAAAATACCCGATATGTAGAAAATAAtgtattaacttttaatttatatatgtgGTTGTAAGAAGATTAATTTAATGTTGGATATTAATTGTTTTAATTCAGtattatccatttatttaataaatatataccaCACTGTATGTCTATCTCATATACTATACTTTATGGGGTATCAGTCAATCAggaaatatttgattttaaagtTCACATTTTAACTTAATGGataggtgcagaagaaaataactAAAGTGTGGTGGCCTCACTGTATTGGTCTAAATATCAGCTGATTGCAGTAAGAGTGTTTCTGTTTCAGCAGAATTTCAACTGTCTATTAAAAAGCTGAGTGACTCACCAATCCCACTTCTCAGGTTTACACACAGtcagttttgtttaaaaatcaaaatatatttctcttttgtcaGTTATCTTTATGTATCATTAAGAGtaaattaaaatgcataataataatatttctaagagaactgagaatattgttaatttattttttaattcagtttatcagggtgacattggtggATAAACGTATATGAGTTTATTGTGTATAATTCAatcatacatcatctgtatattgcattgtgtgcccatcacccaaagttaaaccttcgtttgtcaccatatatttgagcctctttatcctttactacttttcagcccccttccctctggcaatcactatactgttgtctgtgtctatgacttttatttgttttcttgttcattcatcttagctttcagttttatatcccacacatTGATGAAATCATatgcttcttaattttttttctgacttatttcacttaacatggtattctcaagatctatccatgttgtcacaaatggcagtattacatcttttcttgtggctgagttgtattccattgtataaatgtaccacatcttctttatccaatctgctattgaaagacactttggttgttcccatgaCTTGGCAATCATGAATAATGTTGAAATGAATGTAGTGGTGCATATATTTTtggtaataaatattttcaaaattttcaggtgGATACCCAGGAgaggattgttgggtcatatagtaactctagtcttaattttgttaatgtattctttattttaacaaCAGGTGTTGATgtgggagaaaaacaaaattatttggtCTTGAATTTGTTTGGACTTCACCCCATAAATAATGGGGTTGAGCATAGGGGGCACTACCACATAGAGGTTGGCTACTAGAATATGGATGTGGTGAGGGATGGTTTTACCCCCAAAGCGATgggcaaaaaatgaaaagaatgctGGAGCATAAAACAAAAGTATGACACAAATGTGAGACCCACATGTGCTAATAGCCTTGCATCTGGCAGTCCAAGAAGGTATCTGAAACACTGTGAGAAGGATCATTGTGTAGGACAAAATGATGAATACTACATCCAGCCCTGTAGAGAGTAGAGCCACAGTCAGGCCATAAATGATGTTGACATTGATATTGTCACATGCCAATCTAGCAATACCCATGTGCTCACAGTAGGAATGGAGAATGGTGTTTCTCCTACAATATGTAAGTCGGTATACCAGGAAAATGAATGGAAAGCATACGATAAAACTCCTAACCACAGCTGCTATGCCAATTTTTCCAATGACTGAAGAAGTTAGAATTGTAGTATATGTCAGTGGGTAACAGATGGCTACATAGCGGTCAAAAGCCATGGCCAGAAGAATAGCAGATTCTGCCACAAAGATGAAATGTATGAAGAACATCTGGGATACACAGCTACCAAAGGATATGTCCATGGAATGGAACCAGAAGATTGCCAACATCTTGGGAGCTGTTGCTGTGGAGAGCAGGACATCTGCTAAAGCCAGCATGGAAAGGAAGAGATACATGGGCTCATGGAGACTGCGCTCAGTCACAATCAAGAAGATTAAGAAGATGTTGCTTATGACAGCCACAATGTACATTGAACAAATAGGGATGGAGATCCAGGTGTGCAAATCTTCCAGTCCTGGGATTCCAGTCAGGACATACCACTTATCCTGGGGATTGGTGTGATTGTAAAAGGAAGGTGCCATCTGAGTCCACATACTGCAGACTAGCACATTTAATGAAAGAACACAAGGCTGACTAAGTATGCAGGAGCACCACCTTAGACTGAATGATATCTGATCAGATGTTCCCTTTACCCCCAATATATTCTTCTCTGTGAAAGAATAATGTGATGGATTAACTAGCCTAAAAGTAAACTCTGACTCTTTCCATGGCAGAGTTAAATAATATatcctgaaaagaaaaacaacagttaAATTTTTAAGTTCTTAATATATGTCATAGTACTTAATAT of Saccopteryx bilineata isolate mSacBil1 chromosome 1, mSacBil1_pri_phased_curated, whole genome shotgun sequence contains these proteins:
- the LOC136320613 gene encoding olfactory receptor 52Z1P-like isoform X1, whose product is MWTQMAPSFYNHTNPQDKWYVLTGIPGLEDLHTWISIPICSMYIVAVISNIFLIFLIVTERSLHEPMYLFLSMLALADVLLSTATAPKMLAIFWFHSMDISFGSCVSQMFFIHFIFVAESAILLAMAFDRYVAICYPLTYTTILTSSVIGKIGIAAVVRSFIVCFPFIFLVYRLTYCRRNTILHSYCEHMGIARLACDNINVNIIYGLTVALLSTGLDVVFIILSYTMILLTVFQIPSWTARCKAISTCGSHICVILLFYAPAFFSFFAHRFGGKTIPHHIHILVANLYVVVPPMLNPIIYGVKSKQIQDQIILFFSHINTCC
- the LOC136320613 gene encoding olfactory receptor 52Z1P-like isoform X2, yielding MRQSFPCTIFLTGIPGLEDLHTWISIPICSMYIVAVISNIFLIFLIVTERSLHEPMYLFLSMLALADVLLSTATAPKMLAIFWFHSMDISFGSCVSQMFFIHFIFVAESAILLAMAFDRYVAICYPLTYTTILTSSVIGKIGIAAVVRSFIVCFPFIFLVYRLTYCRRNTILHSYCEHMGIARLACDNINVNIIYGLTVALLSTGLDVVFIILSYTMILLTVFQIPSWTARCKAISTCGSHICVILLFYAPAFFSFFAHRFGGKTIPHHIHILVANLYVVVPPMLNPIIYGVKSKQIQDQIILFFSHINTCC